A single region of the Pseudomonas sp. VD-NE ins genome encodes:
- a CDS encoding (2Fe-2S)-binding protein: protein MIAFTVNGERRELDEASSSMPLLWVLRDQLKLTGTKFGCGMGLCGACTVHLNGVAVRSCQLPAAAVAGHSITTIEGLSPTQNHPLQLAWIAEDVPQCGYCQSGQIMSAAALLNTGAAVTDDSIRNAMSGNICRCGTYGRINKAIKRAANAPKEA, encoded by the coding sequence ATGATTGCATTCACGGTTAACGGCGAACGACGCGAGCTGGATGAAGCGTCCTCCTCCATGCCCTTGTTATGGGTACTGCGTGATCAACTGAAGCTTACCGGCACCAAGTTCGGTTGCGGCATGGGCCTGTGCGGTGCCTGCACCGTGCATCTGAACGGCGTCGCGGTACGTTCCTGCCAATTGCCGGCAGCCGCCGTCGCGGGCCACAGCATCACCACCATCGAAGGCTTGTCACCGACGCAAAACCACCCGTTGCAACTGGCCTGGATCGCCGAAGATGTGCCGCAATGCGGCTACTGTCAATCCGGGCAGATCATGTCCGCCGCCGCGTTGCTCAACACCGGTGCGGCGGTGACCGATGACTCGATCCGCAATGCGATGTCCGGGAATATCTGCCGCTGCGGCACTTACGGGCGCATCAACAAAGCGATCAAACGCGCGGCGAATGCGCCGAAGGAGGCGTGA
- a CDS encoding amidohydrolase family protein, with amino-acid sequence MIIDISCYPTDLVDLAWRHDGDPFTGERLLEMMDGPYMVNGKPRRIDKAFIQPPQGNTIYTWTDGDLSGRESIDAYMAYTLKMVQTYPDRFIGCFVYNPRCGVENGVEAIERYVKEHGFGMVQMQANMHAYRPDRALDWVRPCFEKCAELGIPVKLHTGDGPYSIPSEWVPMIKEFPNVNFIMAHFGVQTGGVYVFEPMQWAMELPNVYCESGWCLQSRIVEFAKVLPTHKILFGTDTPPNEPGMWLRLLEVLCHEPPQGLNLDEDTLEEYLGNNTARMIGLEPTPPPRSVSEAEAQLKHPVTTQLARS; translated from the coding sequence ATGATCATCGATATCAGCTGCTATCCCACGGATCTCGTGGACCTCGCCTGGAGGCATGACGGTGACCCGTTCACCGGCGAGCGTCTGCTGGAGATGATGGATGGCCCGTACATGGTCAACGGCAAGCCGCGCCGTATCGACAAAGCCTTCATCCAGCCGCCGCAGGGCAACACGATTTACACCTGGACCGACGGCGACCTCAGCGGCCGCGAATCCATCGACGCCTACATGGCCTACACCCTGAAAATGGTCCAGACCTACCCGGATCGTTTCATCGGCTGCTTCGTCTACAACCCGCGCTGCGGCGTGGAAAACGGCGTCGAGGCGATCGAGCGTTACGTCAAGGAACACGGTTTCGGCATGGTGCAGATGCAGGCCAACATGCACGCCTACCGTCCTGACCGAGCCCTCGACTGGGTTCGCCCATGCTTCGAGAAATGTGCCGAACTGGGCATTCCGGTCAAGCTGCACACCGGTGACGGGCCGTACAGCATCCCTTCGGAATGGGTGCCGATGATCAAGGAGTTCCCCAACGTCAATTTCATCATGGCCCACTTCGGCGTGCAGACCGGCGGCGTCTATGTGTTCGAACCGATGCAATGGGCGATGGAATTGCCCAACGTCTACTGCGAATCCGGCTGGTGCCTGCAATCGCGGATCGTCGAATTCGCCAAGGTCTTGCCGACGCACAAGATCCTCTTCGGCACCGACACGCCACCGAACGAACCGGGCATGTGGCTGCGCCTGCTCGAAGTGCTCTGCCACGAACCGCCGCAAGGCCTGAACCTCGACGAGGACACCCTCGAAGAGTACCTGGGCAACAACACCGCGCGGATGATCGGCCTCGAACCGACCCCGCCACCGCGTTCCGTTTCCGAAGCAGAGGCGCAACTCAAGCATCCCGTCACTACTCAACTGGCCAGGAGCTGA
- a CDS encoding DUF1652 domain-containing protein has product MMNLAQLRAQLERSFSPLACECLVDGDHSLTVKLYHPVSGQVDLVISGLKLDALRTPESVEALIEELRYELESNSLRSFRDPDLA; this is encoded by the coding sequence ATGATGAATCTTGCGCAGTTGCGCGCGCAGCTTGAGCGCAGTTTTTCGCCGCTGGCGTGTGAGTGTCTGGTGGATGGTGACCATTCGCTGACGGTGAAGCTGTATCACCCGGTGTCGGGGCAGGTGGATCTGGTGATCAGTGGGTTGAAGCTTGATGCGCTGCGGACGCCGGAGTCGGTTGAGGCTTTGATTGAAGAATTGCGGTATGAGTTGGAGAGCAATTCTTTGCGTTCTTTTCGGGATCCGGATTTGGCTTAG
- a CDS encoding 2-hydroxyacid dehydrogenase: MPATVLVLVETINDYLPILEHQGFHLILAPTPAERAQAITTHGARIDAVLTRGPLGLTAEEIAALPALKIITVIGAGYEQVDLQAASDRGITVTNGAGVNASSVADHAMAMLLALVRDIPRCDAAVRRGEWPKIMRPSLAGKRLGILGLGAVGMAIAKRANLGFDMDISYHSRQLRSDVPYTFCSTPTELARASDFLIVATPGGIGTQHLVTRPVLDALGPTGFIVNIARASVIATADLITALEQRRIAGAALDVFDHEPQVPDALKTLSNVLLTPHVAGLSPEATQGTVELVGKNLAAFFSGQPVLTPIALPPRRSNQRVH, translated from the coding sequence ATGCCCGCAACCGTTCTGGTACTGGTTGAAACCATCAATGACTATTTGCCGATTCTCGAACATCAGGGCTTTCACTTGATCCTGGCGCCGACACCGGCCGAACGAGCACAAGCCATCACCACCCACGGCGCGCGAATCGACGCGGTGCTGACCCGTGGCCCGCTGGGTCTGACCGCCGAGGAAATCGCCGCCCTGCCCGCGTTGAAAATCATCACGGTGATCGGCGCCGGGTACGAGCAGGTCGATCTGCAAGCGGCCAGCGATCGCGGGATCACCGTGACCAACGGCGCCGGGGTCAACGCCTCGTCGGTGGCTGACCACGCCATGGCGATGCTGTTGGCGTTGGTGCGCGACATTCCACGTTGCGATGCCGCGGTGCGTCGGGGGGAATGGCCGAAAATCATGCGCCCGTCGCTGGCCGGCAAGCGCCTGGGGATTCTCGGGTTGGGGGCGGTGGGCATGGCGATTGCCAAACGGGCGAACCTGGGTTTCGACATGGACATCAGCTATCACAGCCGTCAGTTGCGCAGCGATGTGCCTTACACGTTCTGCTCGACGCCGACTGAATTGGCGCGGGCCTCGGATTTTCTCATTGTCGCTACGCCGGGTGGGATCGGCACGCAGCATCTGGTGACGCGTCCGGTGCTCGATGCACTCGGCCCCACGGGTTTCATCGTCAACATCGCCCGCGCCAGTGTGATCGCCACGGCGGACCTGATCACCGCCCTTGAACAGCGCAGAATTGCCGGCGCCGCACTGGACGTCTTCGACCATGAGCCGCAAGTGCCCGATGCGTTGAAAACCCTGAGCAATGTGCTGCTCACCCCGCATGTCGCGGGTCTGTCACCGGAAGCCACCCAAGGCACTGTCGAGCTAGTGGGCAAAAACCTCGCGGCATTCTTCTCCGGGCAACCGGTACTCACCCCGATTGCACTGCCCCCAAGACGCAGCAACCAGCGCGTGCACTGA
- a CDS encoding LysR substrate-binding domain-containing protein, with translation MDLRLLRYFMALADELHFGRAAERLHICQPPLSQQIRLLEEELGTPLFERSHHRVELTSAGQMLKEQAPLVFEQLERALDLTRQTGRGQLGELEIGMISSVMVGVLPKALHLFRERYPQVNWRLHEMTPAAQVKALKEKRIDACVFRVGYDDPLLRNELLIYEPIHVVMPADHPLASREVLAPADLAQEPFVALELKQSRFAHFLYQCCIPAGFTPQIRQQVIEVQTLLSLVRAGFGVALLPASIEQLAPAGLVFRRLTPALPEVPLYATYRADDASPVLKLFLDTLRELIGNPKPL, from the coding sequence ATGGACTTGCGTCTGCTCCGCTACTTCATGGCACTGGCCGATGAGTTGCATTTCGGTCGCGCCGCCGAACGCCTGCACATCTGCCAGCCGCCGCTGAGCCAGCAGATTCGCTTGCTGGAAGAAGAACTGGGCACACCGCTTTTCGAGCGCAGCCATCATCGGGTCGAACTGACGTCGGCGGGGCAAATGCTCAAGGAGCAGGCACCGCTGGTGTTTGAACAGCTAGAGCGGGCGCTGGATCTGACGCGGCAGACCGGACGCGGGCAACTCGGCGAGCTGGAGATCGGCATGATCAGTTCGGTGATGGTCGGCGTGCTGCCCAAGGCCTTGCACCTGTTTCGTGAGCGTTATCCGCAGGTCAATTGGCGCTTGCATGAGATGACCCCGGCGGCACAGGTCAAGGCGTTGAAGGAGAAACGCATCGATGCTTGCGTGTTTCGCGTGGGCTATGACGATCCGCTGTTGCGCAATGAATTGCTGATCTATGAGCCGATTCATGTGGTGATGCCGGCGGATCACCCGCTGGCATCTCGCGAGGTGCTGGCGCCGGCGGATCTGGCGCAGGAGCCGTTCGTGGCGCTGGAGTTGAAGCAGTCGCGGTTCGCCCATTTTCTCTATCAGTGCTGCATTCCGGCCGGGTTCACCCCGCAGATTCGTCAGCAGGTGATTGAGGTGCAGACCTTGCTCAGTCTGGTGCGCGCCGGGTTTGGCGTGGCGCTGTTACCGGCGTCCATCGAGCAATTGGCGCCGGCGGGGTTGGTGTTTCGGCGCTTGACCCCGGCGCTGCCGGAAGTGCCGTTGTATGCCACTTATCGGGCGGATGATGCTTCGCCAGTGCTCAAGCTGTTTCTCGACACACTGCGTGAACTCATCGGCAACCCAAAACCGCTGTAG
- a CDS encoding helix-turn-helix transcriptional regulator, translating into MSQEVLTTETNRRQLQQIIAGLSDGVILLELDQSILWANEAAMAMHGVKRITDLGHNADEYAKKFNLRYRNNHSITAENYPISRVARCESFNDVLIEVSPTDDPERVWVHSVRSMILTDREGQPESLVLIMSDVTDWANAELRFEKTFNANPAPAVICRLSDLRYIKVNPGFLEMTGYTREQVIGTSAYEIDIFEQAEKKDLAIQRLRDVATIPQMQAELRLPDGGSKQVIVAGQPLTLNDEDCMLFSFVDMELRHKAEVALRQSEERFAKAFRLTPVPILICSADEQQVIDVNQAFLETLAYDSEDVLGKTVTQLDFIDDSGARTRLLAALAKNGRVDRVDVRVRRKDADLLECALSADTVNIQDTPCYLLVLMDITERKRTELELVAAIEEVMKDASWFSRTLIEKLANVKKVNSPQLPSVSFTDLTARERDVLGLICEGLADKEIAARLKLAPNTVRNHVATVYSKLDVHSRSEAIVWARERGLFAGDSSAKGQR; encoded by the coding sequence ATGAGCCAGGAAGTCCTGACCACCGAAACCAACCGCCGCCAGTTGCAGCAGATCATCGCCGGGCTGTCCGACGGGGTGATTTTGCTGGAGCTGGATCAGAGCATTCTCTGGGCCAACGAAGCCGCTATGGCCATGCACGGTGTCAAGCGGATCACCGATCTGGGCCACAATGCCGACGAATACGCCAAGAAATTCAACCTGCGCTATCGCAACAATCACTCGATCACCGCCGAAAACTACCCGATCAGCCGGGTGGCGCGCTGTGAGAGTTTCAATGACGTGCTGATTGAAGTGTCGCCGACCGACGATCCGGAACGCGTTTGGGTGCATAGCGTACGCAGCATGATTCTCACGGATCGCGAAGGGCAGCCCGAGTCGCTGGTGCTGATCATGAGCGACGTCACCGACTGGGCCAACGCCGAACTGCGCTTCGAAAAGACCTTCAACGCCAACCCGGCGCCGGCGGTGATCTGCCGTCTCAGCGACCTGCGCTACATCAAGGTCAATCCAGGGTTTCTGGAGATGACCGGCTATACCCGCGAGCAGGTGATCGGCACCTCGGCTTATGAAATCGACATCTTCGAGCAGGCCGAGAAAAAGGATCTGGCGATCCAGCGTCTGCGCGACGTCGCGACCATTCCGCAGATGCAGGCCGAACTGCGTCTGCCCGATGGCGGCAGCAAGCAAGTGATCGTCGCCGGCCAACCGCTGACGCTGAACGATGAGGATTGCATGCTGTTTTCCTTTGTCGACATGGAGCTGCGGCATAAGGCCGAAGTGGCGTTGCGGCAGAGTGAGGAGCGTTTTGCCAAGGCGTTTCGCCTGACGCCGGTGCCGATCCTGATTTGCAGTGCCGACGAGCAGCAGGTGATCGACGTCAATCAGGCCTTCCTCGAAACCCTCGCCTATGACAGCGAGGACGTGCTCGGCAAAACCGTGACGCAGCTGGATTTTATTGATGACAGCGGTGCGCGCACGCGGTTGCTGGCGGCGCTGGCGAAAAACGGGCGAGTCGATCGGGTGGATGTGCGGGTGCGCAGGAAGGATGCCGATCTGCTCGAATGTGCGCTGTCTGCCGACACCGTGAATATTCAGGACACACCGTGTTATTTGCTGGTGTTGATGGACATCACCGAGCGCAAACGCACTGAGCTTGAGCTGGTGGCGGCGATTGAAGAGGTGATGAAAGACGCTTCCTGGTTCAGCCGTACGCTGATCGAGAAACTGGCCAATGTGAAGAAGGTCAATTCGCCGCAACTGCCGAGCGTTTCGTTCACTGATCTGACGGCGCGTGAGCGTGATGTGCTGGGGTTGATTTGTGAAGGGCTGGCGGACAAGGAGATCGCGGCGCGGTTGAAACTCGCGCCGAACACGGTGCGTAATCATGTCGCGACGGTGTATTCCAAGCTGGATGTGCACAGTCGCAGTGAGGCGATTGTCTGGGCGCGGGAGCGTGGGCTGTTTGCCGGGGATTCGAGCGCCAAGGGTCAGCGGTAA
- a CDS encoding LysR substrate-binding domain-containing protein, whose translation MYKRYPSVQSMSAFIHAARSGSFSSAARKLDLTHSAISQQIRALEDFIGQPLFVREGGGSNLTDAGQLFASVLSDGLAQIDRAISSVKNRSVAQRLTLDVDSELAQSWLNPRLPQLLDGLPDYEVTLLSMPRSDRSTFERVDLALRYGYGDWDDCEMTQICGDRVLAVASPELLAQHGLQVPLSPAQILQLPLLGYTRRSWIPWLDAAGMTPTEPPARVIFDNAANLIAAAEAGVGAGLVRGLLAADALRSGRLVALNEAQIAAHYNLYAVWPHGQAERVAPVVEVVQALAMLTLGNQPSP comes from the coding sequence ATGTACAAGCGATACCCATCGGTGCAGTCCATGAGCGCGTTTATCCACGCGGCGCGCAGCGGCAGTTTCTCCAGTGCCGCGCGCAAGCTCGATCTGACCCACAGCGCCATCAGTCAGCAGATCCGCGCGCTGGAAGATTTCATCGGCCAGCCGCTGTTCGTGCGTGAAGGTGGCGGCAGCAATCTGACCGACGCCGGGCAGTTGTTTGCCAGTGTGCTGTCGGACGGTCTGGCGCAGATTGACCGGGCGATCTCGTCGGTGAAAAACCGTAGCGTGGCGCAGCGTTTGACACTCGATGTCGACAGTGAACTGGCGCAGAGCTGGCTCAATCCGCGTCTGCCGCAGTTGCTCGATGGACTGCCGGATTACGAGGTGACGCTGCTGTCGATGCCGCGCAGTGATCGCAGTACGTTTGAACGGGTGGATCTGGCATTGCGTTATGGCTATGGCGATTGGGATGACTGCGAGATGACGCAGATTTGTGGCGATCGGGTGTTGGCGGTGGCTTCGCCGGAGCTGCTGGCGCAACACGGATTGCAGGTGCCGTTGAGCCCGGCGCAGATTCTGCAGTTGCCGTTGTTGGGCTATACGCGGCGCTCGTGGATTCCGTGGCTGGATGCCGCCGGGATGACACCGACCGAACCGCCGGCGCGGGTGATTTTTGATAATGCGGCGAATTTGATTGCGGCTGCCGAGGCTGGTGTCGGCGCGGGACTGGTGCGCGGATTACTGGCCGCCGATGCCTTGCGCAGTGGGCGGTTGGTGGCGTTGAACGAGGCGCAGATTGCCGCGCATTACAATCTTTACGCGGTGTGGCCGCATGGGCAGGCTGAGCGTGTGGCGCCGGTGGTCGAGGTGGTTCAGGCTTTGGCGATGTTGACGCTGGGGAACCAGCCCTCACCCTAG
- a CDS encoding molybdopterin cofactor-binding domain-containing protein — protein MSLIDDSRIELPRRAFLKQAATVASGLAIALYLPSGIAATDPKTPAPASEFEPNAWVRVLPDGTVKLVVHKHDSGTGTQTALAACVAEELDVNPMTVQVITPEDPFFETYIHPVWKVFSTGGSTSVSLEYDRLRMAGATARALLITAAAKQWKVSTDSCSTEDGRVVHIASKRNLGYGELVGVAANLPAPTNVMLKDPAQFKYIGKLRHKRDAAAKVCGRFEYSIDVQLPDMLVAVIQRAPVVGSKVLSVDSAAALKVPGVRKVLAIPGRPDVLGGNLEGVAVLADTFWAAQQGRNVLEIKWSDSPLAGFDSEQLVSAQARAIGDPEAQTVKAMTQGDVAGQWSSAAKLIEADYTMPYKVQNPLEPICITAQVKDKAITYWGGVQVPSSALEAAQIVCGIDKANVTIHELVSGGSFGAREAKYWLFEVACLAQKTGVPVKLLNSREDEMHALFYHSATLHRVKGALDAQGKLAALQLHAVSPASPEQWEPGYFERPDKMDYSTTEAITAWDFAYRPPHLELNWVKHESSVPSGWYRSVSFIPNVFAVESFMDELAHAAGSDPLEFRLANMQERPRHVAVLKQAAERAGWGKTLPPGTALGIATNQGYTSFIAVVARVATVDGKPKVEKLTCVVDCGLAVSPGGVEEQIYGGLMWGVGHALFDRLDIKQGRVVQSNFHDYRVTRMSDMPATDILVLDGEPSKPGGVGELGSPSVVPAIANALFALTGVRQRSTPLSLG, from the coding sequence ATGAGCCTTATCGACGACAGCCGTATCGAACTGCCGCGCCGGGCCTTTCTCAAGCAAGCAGCGACCGTTGCTTCAGGTTTGGCAATTGCCCTGTACCTGCCGAGCGGCATAGCGGCGACTGACCCGAAAACCCCGGCCCCGGCGAGCGAATTCGAACCCAATGCCTGGGTGCGCGTGCTGCCTGACGGCACGGTGAAACTGGTGGTGCACAAGCACGATTCCGGCACCGGCACGCAAACCGCATTGGCCGCGTGCGTGGCAGAGGAGCTGGACGTCAACCCGATGACCGTACAGGTGATCACCCCGGAAGATCCGTTTTTCGAAACCTACATTCATCCGGTCTGGAAGGTGTTTTCCACTGGCGGCAGCACCAGTGTTTCCCTTGAATACGATCGCTTGCGCATGGCCGGAGCGACTGCACGAGCGCTGTTGATCACGGCGGCAGCGAAGCAATGGAAAGTCAGCACTGACAGTTGCAGCACTGAAGACGGTCGGGTTGTTCACATTGCGAGCAAACGCAACCTCGGTTACGGCGAACTGGTCGGTGTCGCGGCGAATCTGCCGGCTCCGACTAACGTCATGCTGAAGGATCCGGCGCAGTTCAAATACATCGGCAAGCTGCGCCACAAGCGTGATGCAGCGGCGAAGGTTTGCGGACGCTTTGAGTACAGCATCGACGTGCAATTGCCGGACATGCTGGTGGCGGTGATTCAGCGTGCGCCGGTAGTTGGATCGAAAGTGCTCAGCGTCGACTCGGCGGCGGCTTTAAAAGTGCCGGGCGTACGCAAAGTGCTGGCGATTCCGGGGCGACCGGATGTGCTCGGCGGCAATCTTGAAGGTGTCGCCGTGCTGGCGGATACGTTCTGGGCTGCGCAGCAGGGACGCAATGTGCTGGAGATCAAATGGAGCGATTCGCCCTTGGCCGGGTTCGACAGCGAGCAACTGGTCAGCGCTCAGGCCCGAGCCATCGGCGATCCTGAAGCTCAAACCGTCAAAGCCATGACCCAAGGTGATGTCGCCGGGCAATGGTCGAGTGCGGCGAAGTTGATCGAAGCCGATTACACCATGCCCTACAAGGTGCAAAACCCGCTGGAGCCGATCTGCATCACCGCGCAGGTCAAGGACAAGGCAATCACTTATTGGGGCGGTGTGCAGGTGCCGTCCTCGGCGCTGGAAGCCGCGCAAATCGTGTGCGGCATCGACAAGGCCAACGTGACCATTCATGAATTGGTCTCCGGCGGCAGCTTCGGCGCTCGGGAGGCTAAATACTGGTTGTTCGAAGTCGCGTGTCTGGCGCAGAAAACCGGCGTACCGGTGAAATTGCTCAATAGCCGCGAAGACGAAATGCACGCGCTGTTCTACCATTCGGCGACGTTGCATCGGGTCAAAGGCGCGCTCGACGCTCAAGGCAAACTCGCCGCGCTGCAACTGCACGCGGTGTCCCCAGCCTCGCCGGAGCAATGGGAGCCAGGCTATTTCGAACGCCCCGACAAAATGGATTACAGCACCACCGAGGCGATCACCGCGTGGGACTTCGCCTACCGGCCACCGCATCTGGAGTTGAACTGGGTCAAGCACGAAAGCAGCGTGCCCAGCGGTTGGTATCGCTCGGTGAGTTTCATCCCCAATGTGTTCGCCGTGGAAAGCTTCATGGATGAGCTGGCCCATGCAGCAGGCTCTGATCCGCTGGAATTTCGTCTCGCCAACATGCAGGAAAGACCCCGCCATGTGGCAGTGCTCAAGCAAGCTGCCGAGCGCGCCGGCTGGGGCAAAACATTGCCGCCTGGCACGGCGCTGGGGATCGCGACCAATCAGGGTTACACCAGTTTTATCGCCGTGGTCGCGCGCGTGGCGACGGTCGACGGCAAGCCGAAAGTCGAGAAACTCACCTGCGTCGTCGATTGCGGTTTGGCGGTGTCGCCGGGCGGTGTTGAAGAGCAGATCTACGGCGGTTTGATGTGGGGGGTCGGTCACGCCTTGTTCGACCGGCTCGACATCAAACAGGGCAGGGTGGTGCAGAGCAACTTCCACGACTACCGCGTCACGCGCATGTCCGACATGCCGGCCACGGACATCCTCGTGCTCGACGGTGAGCCGAGCAAACCCGGTGGCGTTGGCGAATTGGGCAGTCCGTCGGTGGTGCCGGCCATCGCCAACGCGCTGTTCGCGCTGACCGGCGTGCGCCAGCGTTCGACACCGCTGAGTCTGGGGTAA
- a CDS encoding SDR family oxidoreductase has product MSKTQLFDLDGKIAFVSGASRGIGEAIAKLLAQQGAHVIVSSRKLDGCQHVADAIIAAGGKATAVACHIGEMEQISQVFAGIKEQFGRIDILVNNAATNPQFCNVLDTDLSAFQKTVDVNIRGYFFMSVEAGKLMRENGGGSIINVASINGISPGIFQGIYSVTKAAVINMTKVFAKECAQFGIRCNALLPGLTDTKFASALVKNDAILKQALTQIPLKRVADPSEMAGAVLYLASDASSYTTGVALNVDGGFLS; this is encoded by the coding sequence ATGTCCAAGACTCAGTTGTTCGACCTCGACGGTAAAATCGCTTTCGTTTCCGGCGCCAGCCGTGGCATCGGTGAAGCCATCGCCAAACTGCTGGCCCAGCAAGGCGCGCATGTCATCGTTTCGAGCCGCAAACTCGACGGCTGCCAGCACGTCGCCGACGCGATCATTGCCGCTGGCGGCAAGGCCACGGCCGTGGCCTGCCACATTGGTGAAATGGAACAGATCAGCCAGGTGTTCGCCGGGATCAAGGAACAGTTCGGCCGCATCGACATTCTGGTCAACAACGCCGCGACCAACCCACAGTTCTGCAACGTGCTGGACACCGATCTGAGCGCATTTCAGAAAACCGTCGACGTGAACATTCGCGGCTACTTCTTCATGTCGGTCGAAGCCGGCAAGCTGATGCGCGAAAACGGCGGCGGCAGCATCATCAACGTCGCGTCGATCAACGGTATTTCGCCGGGGATCTTCCAGGGCATCTACTCGGTGACCAAAGCCGCGGTGATCAACATGACCAAAGTCTTCGCCAAGGAATGCGCGCAGTTCGGCATCCGCTGCAACGCCCTGCTGCCGGGCCTGACCGACACCAAGTTCGCTTCGGCGCTGGTGAAGAACGATGCGATTCTCAAGCAAGCGCTGACGCAGATCCCGCTCAAGCGTGTGGCCGATCCTAGTGAGATGGCCGGTGCGGTGTTGTACCTCGCGAGTGATGCGTCGAGCTACACCACCGGGGTTGCGCTGAATGTGGATGGTGGGTTCCTGTCCTGA
- a CDS encoding phosphotransferase family protein, with protein sequence MALTDQSTRIRSGEELDASLIDPYLKAHIPGLSGTAAISQFPGGASNLTYLLEYPEQEFVLRRPPFGHKAKSAHDMGREFRILNQLRDGFPYCPKAYVHCTDESVIGAEFYVMERVKGIILRSELPPELGLDSAKTEALCKSFIDRFVELHRVDYNACGLGDLGKPEGYVARQIKGWSERYEKALTPDAPHWEKVKAWLNDKMPADHPTSSIVHNDYRFDNVILDPQNPMQIIGVLDWELTTLGDPLMDLGNTLAYWIQADDPAPVQLMRRQPSHAPGMLTRREFVDYYAERSGIQIDNFDFYYTYGLFRLAGIVQQIYYRFYHGQTQDKRFAQFIHMNKLLEQMSLQVIAKSSL encoded by the coding sequence ATGGCGCTTACTGACCAGTCCACCCGTATCCGCTCTGGCGAAGAACTCGATGCCAGCCTGATCGATCCGTACCTCAAGGCGCACATTCCGGGCCTGAGCGGCACAGCTGCGATCAGCCAGTTCCCCGGCGGCGCGTCGAACCTGACCTACCTGCTGGAATACCCGGAACAGGAATTCGTCCTGCGCCGCCCGCCGTTCGGCCACAAGGCCAAGTCCGCCCACGACATGGGCCGCGAATTCCGCATTCTCAATCAATTGCGCGACGGCTTCCCGTATTGCCCGAAGGCTTACGTGCACTGCACGGACGAATCGGTGATCGGCGCCGAGTTCTACGTAATGGAGCGGGTCAAGGGCATCATCCTGCGCTCGGAACTGCCGCCGGAACTGGGCCTCGATTCGGCAAAAACCGAAGCCTTGTGCAAAAGCTTCATCGACCGTTTCGTCGAACTGCACCGCGTCGACTACAACGCCTGCGGCCTCGGTGATCTGGGCAAACCGGAAGGCTACGTGGCCCGTCAGATCAAAGGCTGGAGCGAGCGCTACGAAAAAGCCCTGACACCCGACGCGCCACACTGGGAGAAGGTCAAAGCCTGGCTCAACGACAAGATGCCGGCCGACCACCCGACCTCCAGCATCGTCCACAACGACTACCGCTTCGACAACGTCATCCTCGATCCGCAGAATCCGATGCAGATCATCGGTGTGCTCGACTGGGAACTGACCACCCTCGGCGACCCGCTGATGGACCTGGGCAACACCCTCGCCTATTGGATTCAGGCGGATGATCCGGCGCCGGTGCAATTGATGCGCCGCCAGCCGAGCCACGCTCCGGGCATGCTCACCCGCCGTGAATTCGTCGATTACTACGCCGAACGCTCAGGCATCCAGATCGACAATTTCGACTTCTACTACACCTACGGCCTGTTCCGTCTGGCCGGCATCGTGCAGCAGATCTACTACCGCTTCTACCATGGCCAGACCCAGGACAAACGCTTCGCGCAGTTCATTCACATGAACAAACTGCTGGAGCAGATGAGCTTGCAGGTCATTGCGAAATCGAGCCTCTGA
- a CDS encoding DUF4822 domain-containing protein gives MQKHTMTGLLSAALLFTPLASANADVRELASSPRWLTTRVYIDGASETDVKAKYPGVVGISTWDPDRNRYEFFYTDTGESKYNNGGGGYFFVTGDQKQHILVPDIGPTKTIVRRLETLNDSEFTYSREVPRDMIDNNPLVRIHVVHAPYTGTVETRSAIKQ, from the coding sequence ATGCAAAAGCACACAATGACCGGCCTGCTGTCGGCCGCACTGCTTTTTACCCCACTTGCCAGCGCCAACGCCGATGTCCGCGAGCTGGCTTCTTCGCCGCGATGGCTGACCACAAGGGTCTACATCGACGGCGCTTCTGAAACAGACGTCAAGGCGAAGTATCCCGGCGTCGTGGGGATATCGACCTGGGACCCCGATCGTAATCGATATGAGTTCTTTTACACCGACACGGGAGAGTCAAAGTACAACAATGGTGGAGGCGGTTATTTCTTTGTCACCGGTGACCAGAAGCAGCACATCCTGGTACCCGATATCGGCCCGACCAAAACAATTGTCAGGCGTCTGGAAACATTGAACGACAGTGAATTCACTTATTCGCGGGAAGTCCCCCGCGACATGATCGACAACAATCCTCTTGTGCGTATTCATGTCGTTCATGCGCCGTATACCGGCACCGTAGAAACCAGATCCGCTATCAAACAATAA